In one Perca fluviatilis chromosome 7, GENO_Pfluv_1.0, whole genome shotgun sequence genomic region, the following are encoded:
- the LOC120562448 gene encoding cathepsin S-like: protein MTSPTDQRVMFASLLLVSLCVGAAAMIDSRLDDHWELWKKTHEKKYQNEVEDVRRRELWEKNLMLITMHNLEASMGLHTYDLGMNHMGDLTQEEILQSYATLTVPTDIQRAPSAFVGTYGADVPDTMDWRQKGCVTSVKMQGSCGSCWAFSAAGALEGQLAKTTGKLVDLSPQNLVDCSGKYGNFGCNGGFMHKAFQYVIDNQGIDSDASYPYTGQSQPCRYNPKNRAANCSSYSFLPYGDEGALKQALATIGPISVAIDATKPRFTFYRSGMLHIISCTGSHLHCTSTVPVQNGEILIYRAA, encoded by the exons ATGACAAGTCCCACGGACCAAC gcGTGATGTTTGCGAGCCTGCTGCTCGTCTCCCTGTGTGTCGGGGCAGCGGCCATGATTGACAGCCGGCTGGACGACCACTGGGAGCTGTGGAAGAAGACGCACGAGAAGAAGTACCAAAATGAA GTGGAGGATGTGCGCCGCAGGGAATTGTGGGAGAAGAACCTGATGCTCATCACCATGCACAACCTGGAGGCCTCGATGGGGCTTCACACCTACGACCTCGGCATGAACCACATGGGAGACTTG ACACAAGAGGAGATCCTGCAGTCGTACGCCACACTCACCGTTCCCACCGACATCCAGAGGGCACCATCTGCCTTTGTGGGGACATACGGCGCTGATGTACCCGACACCATGGACTGGAGACAGAAGGGCTGTGTCACCAGTGTTAAGATGCAG GGTTCGTGTGGCTCCTGCTGGGCCTTCAGTGCCGCCGGGGCCCTGGAGGGCCAGTTAGCCAAGACAACAGGGAAGCTGGTGGACCTCAGCCCCCAAAACCTGGTGGACTGTTCAGGCAAATATGGCAACTTTGGCTGCAATGGTGGCTTCATGCACAAAGCCTTCCAGTACGTCATCGACAACCAGGGCATCGACTCGGACGCCTCATACCCCTACACGGGACAG TCCCAACCGTGCCGCTACAACCCGAAGAACCGCGCCGCCAACTGCTCCAGTTACAGCTTCCTGCCTTATGGGGACGAGGGTGCTCTGAAGCAGGCGCTTGCCACCATTGGACCCATTTCAGTGGCGATCGACGCCACGAAGCCCAGATTCACCTTCTACAGGAGTGGTATGTTACACATCATCAGCTGCACAGGCTCTCATCTTCATTGCACTAGTACAGTGCCTGTTCAAAATGGGGAGATCTTAATATatagggctgcttga